The following proteins come from a genomic window of Candidatus Leptovillus gracilis:
- a CDS encoding BCD family MFS transporter, giving the protein MLKGWFLGLFRPIQVWFDNHPGAKQWMGVLRLGLFQFGVGLSLAPVTGTLNRVLIGDMKISAAAVALLISLHYFVSPIRAVIGYRSDKARSMGGWRMPYLVMGVLLTYAGLALAPFALILLSGAGGIPFWLALMICMVIFLAYGAGVSIVETIYLALVSDITPPQSRGKVLTVLWGMLVLGTIVSAVIISHLLVDYSHFLLIRVMQGSAMTFVFLTVIALWQQESLNPDGTVKSDLKVVRIRMTLWESLRMLSGKKVLKGFFVVVFMATTAFATHDVLLEPYGGQVLGMSVSATMQLTALWGVATIMGVTVAGLLLRRKVAPVLLIGLGCVVGATGFGVISIASDAALITPFRIGVAMISVGRGLFMVGSIILVMSLTDVSHAGFLLGVWGIVQAMAQGLGTIGGGVIRDVAQYMTGSVVLGYTIVYVTSLTLLVSVVLLLIFRLGSQLNVREIKLPWSGLEELPADQLAF; this is encoded by the coding sequence ATGCTGAAAGGATGGTTTTTAGGACTTTTCCGACCGATTCAGGTCTGGTTCGATAACCACCCTGGCGCAAAACAATGGATGGGCGTCCTGCGGTTGGGCCTCTTTCAGTTTGGCGTTGGTCTTTCTCTGGCCCCGGTAACCGGCACGCTCAATCGCGTCCTTATCGGCGACATGAAAATCTCCGCGGCGGCCGTGGCTTTGCTTATCTCTTTGCATTACTTCGTCTCTCCGATTCGCGCCGTGATAGGGTATCGTTCAGACAAAGCCCGTTCGATGGGCGGCTGGCGTATGCCCTACCTGGTGATGGGTGTCTTACTGACTTATGCCGGTCTGGCGTTGGCTCCCTTTGCCCTCATCTTGTTGAGCGGCGCTGGCGGCATCCCATTCTGGTTGGCCTTGATGATCTGCATGGTAATTTTCCTGGCTTATGGCGCCGGGGTCAGCATTGTAGAGACCATCTACCTGGCCCTGGTCAGCGACATCACGCCCCCTCAATCCCGAGGCAAGGTCCTGACTGTTCTTTGGGGTATGTTGGTCCTGGGGACAATTGTTAGCGCCGTGATCATTAGCCATCTGTTGGTGGATTACTCCCACTTTTTGTTGATTCGCGTCATGCAAGGCTCGGCCATGACTTTTGTGTTTTTAACGGTGATTGCCCTGTGGCAGCAAGAAAGCCTGAATCCAGATGGAACCGTCAAATCCGACTTGAAAGTAGTGCGCATCCGCATGACGCTGTGGGAATCGCTGCGTATGCTCAGCGGTAAGAAAGTCCTGAAAGGCTTTTTTGTGGTTGTCTTCATGGCTACCACCGCCTTTGCTACCCACGATGTGCTTTTGGAGCCGTATGGCGGCCAGGTTCTGGGCATGAGTGTATCGGCCACGATGCAGCTAACCGCTTTGTGGGGTGTGGCGACCATTATGGGCGTCACGGTGGCTGGTTTGCTGCTGCGGCGTAAAGTCGCGCCGGTTCTGCTGATTGGTTTGGGCTGCGTGGTGGGGGCGACGGGTTTTGGCGTCATTAGCATTGCCAGCGATGCCGCGCTCATCACGCCTTTTCGCATTGGCGTGGCAATGATCAGTGTCGGACGAGGTCTGTTCATGGTCGGCAGTATCATCCTGGTGATGTCGCTCACTGATGTCAGCCATGCGGGTTTTCTCCTGGGGGTGTGGGGCATTGTCCAGGCGATGGCTCAAGGTTTAGGCACTATTGGTGGTGGCGTCATCCGCGATGTGGCCCAATACATGACAGGAAGTGTTGTGTTAGGTTACACCATTGTTTATGTGACTTCGTTGACATTGTTGGTATCGGTTGTTTTGTTG